The Pseudomonas fluorescens genome includes a window with the following:
- a CDS encoding PAS domain-containing protein produces the protein MINAQLMQLVINASNDGIVIAEKEGEDNILIYVNPAFERLTGYHRDEILYQDCRFLQSGDRDQPSLEPIRKALKEGGTCREVLRNYRKDGTPFWNELSLSTVKNQADGHTYFVGVQKDVTTQVKAQQRVAQLEKELAEARQTIARLEATDGSNKTTN, from the coding sequence ATGATCAACGCTCAACTGATGCAACTGGTCATCAATGCTTCGAACGATGGGATTGTCATCGCCGAAAAAGAAGGTGAAGACAATATCCTGATCTACGTGAACCCGGCCTTCGAACGATTGACCGGTTATCACCGCGACGAAATCCTTTATCAGGATTGCCGGTTCCTGCAATCGGGTGATCGGGACCAGCCCTCGCTGGAGCCCATTCGCAAAGCCTTGAAAGAGGGCGGTACCTGTCGTGAGGTGCTGCGCAACTACCGCAAGGACGGCACGCCGTTCTGGAATGAGTTGTCACTGTCCACGGTAAAAAACCAGGCTGACGGGCATACCTATTTCGTGGGTGTGCAAAAAGACGTCACGACCCAGGTCAAGGCTCAACAACGCGTCGCCCAGCTGGAAAAGGAGCTGGCCGAAGCGCGGCAGACAATTGCCCGACTCGAAGCGACGGACGGTTCAAACAAAACCACGAATTAA
- a CDS encoding flavodoxin → MKVAILSGSVYGTAEEVARHAAKLLREAGFESWHDPRATLADVQAFAPQAVLAVTSTTGMGELPDNLMPLYSVIRDQLPGFFRGLPGAVIGLGDASYGDTFCAGGEQMCELFVELGVREVLPMLRLDASESVTPETDAEPWLAELIDTLRP, encoded by the coding sequence ATGAAAGTCGCCATTCTTTCCGGCTCAGTGTATGGCACCGCCGAAGAAGTCGCCCGGCACGCCGCCAAACTGCTTCGCGAGGCAGGCTTTGAATCCTGGCACGACCCTCGTGCGACCCTGGCGGATGTGCAGGCATTCGCACCGCAGGCCGTGCTGGCAGTGACTTCCACGACCGGCATGGGTGAGTTGCCGGACAATTTGATGCCGTTGTATTCGGTCATCCGCGACCAGTTGCCCGGGTTCTTTCGCGGTTTGCCTGGCGCGGTGATCGGCCTGGGCGACGCCAGCTATGGGGATACCTTCTGCGCCGGTGGCGAGCAGATGTGCGAGCTGTTCGTCGAATTGGGCGTACGTGAGGTGCTGCCGATGCTGCGTCTGGATGCCAGCGAGAGCGTCACGCCGGAAACCGACGCCGAGCCATGGCTTGCTGAGTTGATTGACACGCTGCGCCCTTGA
- a CDS encoding class II aldolase/adducin family protein, whose product MSVAPVQTTLSIKDQVSAAEWQTRVDLAACYRLVALHGWDDLIFTHISAKVPGTEDFLINPFGMMFHEITASSLVKVDQAGNKLMDSPYEINPAGYTIHSAVHEVRHDVACVLHTHTAAGVAVSAQKQGVLPISQQSLFVLSSLAYHAYEGVALNHEEKARLQADLGESNFLMLHNHGLLTCGGTIADTFLMMFTFQRACDIQVLAQSGGAELIAIEPQILAGARAMIAGVTKSAQGMGGALAWPALLRKLDQQDAGYRS is encoded by the coding sequence GTGAGCGTAGCGCCCGTCCAAACGACACTCAGCATCAAAGATCAGGTCAGTGCGGCCGAATGGCAAACCCGGGTGGACCTTGCCGCCTGTTATCGGCTTGTTGCGCTGCACGGTTGGGATGACCTGATCTTCACCCATATTTCCGCAAAGGTTCCCGGTACCGAGGATTTCCTGATCAACCCGTTCGGGATGATGTTCCATGAAATCACCGCCTCGAGCCTGGTCAAGGTGGATCAGGCCGGCAACAAATTGATGGACAGCCCCTACGAGATCAACCCGGCTGGCTACACCATCCACAGCGCGGTGCATGAGGTACGCCATGATGTGGCTTGTGTGCTGCACACCCACACCGCTGCTGGCGTGGCGGTATCGGCCCAGAAACAGGGGGTGCTGCCGATCAGCCAGCAATCGCTGTTCGTGCTGTCGAGCCTGGCCTATCACGCCTACGAAGGGGTGGCCTTGAATCACGAAGAAAAGGCTCGCCTGCAGGCGGACCTGGGCGAGAGCAACTTCCTGATGCTGCACAACCATGGCTTGCTGACCTGTGGCGGTACCATCGCCGATACCTTCCTGATGATGTTCACCTTCCAGCGGGCCTGTGACATCCAGGTCCTGGCGCAGAGCGGCGGGGCCGAGCTGATTGCCATCGAGCCGCAGATCCTGGCTGGCGCCCGGGCGATGATCGCCGGGGTGACCAAAAGCGCCCAGGGCATGGGCGGCGCGTTGGCCTGGCCGGCGTTGTTACGCAAGCTCGATCAACAAGACGCCGGGTATCGAAGCTGA
- a CDS encoding alpha/beta fold hydrolase, giving the protein MPLAQIPLRIWRQRSQIFMFRGHAIRYWVAGQGEPLLLIHGFPTASWDWHYLWQPLAQRYRVIACDMLGFGDSAKPTDHVYSLLEQADLQQALLAHLNVRGALHVLAHDYGDSVAQELLARHYEARIHLASCVFLNGGLFPETHRPVWAQKLLLSPLGWLLGRAFSRESLVSSFRQIFGPRTTPTESELDDFWSLVEAHRGPRIMHKLIAYIPERRVQRDRWVQAMQRGDVPLRVIDGAVDPISGEHMVARYEALIPSPDTVLLPDIGHYPHTEAPVQVLKHYLAFREAIAAPHRQMACS; this is encoded by the coding sequence ATGCCCCTGGCCCAGATTCCCCTGCGTATCTGGCGCCAGCGCAGCCAGATCTTCATGTTCCGAGGTCATGCCATCCGTTACTGGGTGGCCGGGCAGGGCGAGCCGCTGCTGCTGATCCACGGGTTCCCCACAGCCAGTTGGGATTGGCATTACCTGTGGCAACCGTTGGCGCAACGCTACCGGGTGATCGCGTGTGACATGCTCGGTTTCGGCGACTCCGCCAAACCGACGGATCACGTCTACAGCCTGCTGGAGCAAGCCGATCTGCAACAGGCCCTGCTCGCGCACCTGAATGTGAGGGGTGCGCTGCATGTGTTGGCCCACGATTACGGTGATAGCGTGGCCCAGGAACTGCTGGCGCGGCATTACGAAGCGCGCATCCATCTCGCCAGTTGCGTCTTTCTCAATGGCGGCCTGTTCCCGGAAACTCACCGCCCAGTCTGGGCCCAGAAACTCTTGCTCAGCCCCCTGGGGTGGCTGCTGGGGCGGGCGTTCTCCCGGGAAAGCCTGGTCAGCAGCTTTCGGCAGATTTTCGGCCCCCGGACCACCCCTACTGAAAGCGAGCTAGATGATTTCTGGAGTCTGGTAGAAGCCCATCGTGGTCCGCGGATCATGCACAAGCTCATTGCCTATATTCCCGAACGCCGTGTGCAGCGGGATCGCTGGGTGCAGGCGATGCAGCGCGGCGACGTGCCGTTGCGGGTGATTGACGGCGCGGTCGACCCGATTTCCGGAGAACACATGGTGGCGCGCTACGAGGCCCTGATCCCGAGCCCGGACACGGTGTTGTTGCCCGACATTGGTCATTACCCGCACACCGAGGCGCCGGTGCAGGTGCTCAAGCATTACCTGGCGTTTCGCGAAGCCATCGCCGCGCCGCACAGACAAATGGCCTGTTCATGA
- a CDS encoding SDR family oxidoreductase, whose translation MSESVRFEDKVVIVTGAGGGLGRAHALLFAKQGAKVLVNDLGGSAQGEGANASAADRVVAEIREAGGIAEANHDSVTDGDKLVQNALDAFGRVDVVVNNAGILRDKTFHKMDDADWDLVYRVHVEGAYKVTRAAWPHLREQNYGRVIFTASTSGIYGNFGQSNYGMAKLGLYGLTRTLAIEGRKNNILVNAIAPTGGTRMTEGLIPPQVFEQLKPELVSPLVVYLASETCQETSGLFEVGGGWMGKVRWERSLGAGFDPRKGFSPEDVAAHWQQICDFEGAVHPNDNLEALKEMMANLQRYAV comes from the coding sequence ATGAGTGAGTCTGTGCGCTTCGAAGATAAAGTCGTGATCGTCACGGGAGCCGGCGGGGGCCTGGGCCGCGCCCATGCGCTGCTGTTCGCCAAGCAAGGCGCAAAAGTGCTGGTCAACGACCTTGGCGGCTCGGCTCAAGGGGAAGGGGCCAACGCCTCGGCAGCAGACCGGGTGGTCGCCGAAATCCGCGAGGCGGGCGGCATCGCCGAGGCCAACCACGACTCGGTGACCGATGGCGACAAGCTGGTACAAAATGCCCTCGACGCGTTCGGCCGGGTCGATGTGGTGGTCAACAACGCCGGGATCCTGCGGGACAAGACCTTTCACAAAATGGACGACGCCGATTGGGACCTGGTCTACCGCGTCCATGTCGAAGGCGCCTACAAGGTCACCCGCGCCGCATGGCCGCACCTGCGTGAGCAAAACTACGGGCGGGTGATCTTCACCGCGTCCACGTCCGGCATCTACGGCAACTTCGGCCAATCCAACTACGGCATGGCCAAGCTTGGCCTGTATGGCCTGACCCGCACCCTGGCCATCGAAGGCCGCAAGAACAATATCCTGGTCAACGCCATCGCCCCCACCGGCGGCACGCGCATGACCGAAGGCCTGATCCCGCCGCAGGTATTCGAGCAACTCAAACCTGAACTCGTCAGCCCGCTGGTGGTGTACCTGGCCAGTGAAACCTGCCAGGAAACCTCCGGCCTGTTCGAAGTGGGCGGCGGCTGGATGGGCAAGGTGCGCTGGGAGCGCAGCCTGGGGGCGGGCTTTGATCCGCGCAAAGGTTTTTCGCCCGAAGACGTCGCCGCCCATTGGCAGCAGATCTGCGACTTCGAGGGTGCGGTACACCCGAACGACAATCTGGAAGCCTTGAAAGAAATGATGGCGAACTTGCAGCGCTACGCTGTTTGA
- a CDS encoding DUF1302 domain-containing protein: MTTITMRAIFKPQALAVAVALGCCAQAQAVSFNIGEIEGQFDSSLSVGASWGMRDADNDLVGTVNGGRGQSSTGDDGRLNFKKGETFSKIFKGLHDLELKYGDTGVFVRGKYWYDFELKDEGREFKDISDSNRKEGAKSSGAQILDAFVYHNYSIADLPGTVRAGKQVVSWGESTFIGNSINSINPVDVSAFRRPGAEIKEGLIPVNMLFASQGLTDKLTIEGFYQLEWDQTVVDNCGTFFGNDVVADGCTSGYTVGSPAIAPFVPLTRAFGQEIQVSSEGVIIPRGGDRDARDSGQWGTALRWLGDDTEYGLYFMNYHSRTPTVGTTTAGLSTLAALPGMVTIANGLAPGSGAGLAQSVMLGRGGYYLEYPEDIRLYGASFSTTLPTGTAWTGEVSYRPNAPVQVNTNDLTLALLNPIAGGATSPIATSAGADNTGYRRKEVTQVQSTLTHFFDQVLGADRLTLVGEAAVVHVGGLESKDKLRYGRDSVYGQYGFQGDTDGFVTSTSWGYRARAILDYSNVIGGVNFKPNVSWSHDVAGYGPNGLFNEGAKAISVGVDADYRNTYTASLSYTDFFGGDYNVLEDRDFLALSFGVNF, from the coding sequence ATGACAACAATAACAATGCGCGCCATCTTCAAGCCGCAGGCGCTGGCCGTCGCGGTGGCCTTGGGTTGCTGTGCCCAGGCGCAGGCCGTTTCATTCAACATTGGCGAGATCGAGGGTCAGTTCGATTCGTCGTTGTCCGTGGGCGCAAGCTGGGGCATGCGCGATGCCGACAACGACCTGGTTGGCACGGTCAACGGCGGTCGGGGCCAATCGTCCACCGGTGATGATGGGCGGCTGAATTTCAAGAAGGGCGAGACCTTTTCCAAAATCTTCAAAGGCCTGCACGACCTTGAACTCAAGTACGGCGATACCGGCGTGTTCGTGCGTGGCAAGTACTGGTATGACTTCGAACTCAAGGATGAAGGCCGCGAGTTCAAGGACATCAGCGACAGCAATCGCAAGGAAGGCGCCAAGTCCTCGGGGGCGCAGATTCTCGATGCCTTCGTCTATCACAACTATTCCATCGCCGATTTGCCGGGCACCGTGCGCGCCGGCAAGCAGGTGGTCAGCTGGGGGGAAAGTACCTTCATCGGCAACTCGATCAACAGCATCAACCCGGTGGACGTGTCCGCGTTCCGTCGTCCTGGTGCGGAGATCAAGGAAGGCCTGATCCCCGTGAACATGCTGTTCGCCTCCCAGGGCCTGACCGACAAGCTCACCATCGAAGGTTTTTATCAGTTGGAGTGGGACCAGACCGTGGTGGATAACTGCGGCACGTTCTTCGGCAACGACGTGGTGGCCGATGGTTGCACCAGTGGGTACACGGTGGGCAGCCCGGCGATTGCGCCGTTCGTGCCCTTGACCCGGGCATTCGGCCAGGAGATCCAGGTGTCCAGCGAAGGGGTGATCATTCCCCGTGGCGGCGACCGCGACGCCCGCGACTCCGGCCAGTGGGGCACGGCGTTGCGCTGGCTCGGCGATGATACCGAGTACGGCCTGTACTTCATGAATTATCACAGCCGTACGCCTACCGTCGGGACCACCACGGCGGGGCTGTCGACGCTGGCGGCGTTGCCGGGAATGGTCACGATCGCCAACGGCCTGGCCCCTGGCAGCGGTGCGGGTCTGGCGCAAAGCGTGATGCTGGGCCGTGGTGGGTACTACCTTGAATACCCGGAAGACATCCGCCTGTACGGCGCCAGTTTCTCCACGACGCTGCCCACCGGCACCGCCTGGACCGGGGAAGTCAGCTACCGTCCCAACGCACCGGTGCAGGTCAACACCAACGACCTGACCCTGGCGCTGCTCAACCCGATTGCCGGTGGCGCGACATCGCCCATCGCGACCTCGGCCGGGGCGGATAACACCGGCTACCGGCGCAAGGAAGTGACCCAGGTCCAGAGCACCCTGACGCACTTCTTCGATCAGGTGCTGGGGGCTGATCGCCTGACGCTGGTTGGCGAAGCGGCAGTCGTGCATGTCGGTGGCCTGGAGTCCAAGGACAAGCTGCGTTATGGCCGTGACTCGGTCTATGGCCAATACGGCTTCCAGGGCGACACCGATGGTTTCGTCACCTCGACGTCATGGGGCTATCGCGCCCGGGCCATCCTCGATTACTCCAACGTGATCGGCGGGGTGAACTTCAAGCCCAACGTGTCCTGGTCCCACGACGTGGCCGGCTATGGCCCCAACGGTCTGTTCAACGAAGGCGCCAAGGCCATCAGCGTTGGTGTCGATGCCGACTACCGCAACACCTACACCGCCAGCCTGAGCTACACCGACTTTTTTGGCGGCGATTACAACGTTCTCGAAGACCGCGACTTCCTCGCGTTGAGCTTCGGCGTGAACTTCTGA
- a CDS encoding DUF1329 domain-containing protein, with product MRKMILQCGALALSLLAANVMAAVSPDEANKLGTSLTPLGAEKAGNADGSIPAWTGGIPKNAGAVDSKGFLADPFANEKPLFTITAATVDKYKDKLSEGQVAMFKRYPETYKIPVYPTHRSVGLPPEIYESAKRSALNVNAINDGNGLANFTGNRYYAFPIPKSGVEVLWNHVTRYHGGNLRRVITQVTPQTNGSFTPIRFEEEIAVPFLIKDADPEKASNVLTYFKQEVTAPARLAGNVLLVHETLDQVKEPRLAWIYNAGQRRVRRAPQVAYDGPGTAADGLRTSDNFDLFSGAPDRYDWKLVGKKEMYIPYNSYKLDSPSLKYDDVIKAGHINQDLTRYELHRVWEVVGTVKPSERHIYAKRHMYIDEDSWQAALVDHYDGRGQLWRVAEGHAQFYYDHQNPGYTLEALYDIIAGRYIALGMKNEEKHSYEYGFEARAADYTPAALRSTGVR from the coding sequence ATGCGCAAGATGATCCTGCAATGCGGTGCCCTGGCCCTGAGCCTGCTGGCCGCGAACGTGATGGCGGCGGTCTCGCCGGATGAAGCGAATAAACTGGGTACCAGCCTTACGCCGTTGGGCGCGGAAAAAGCCGGCAATGCCGATGGCTCGATTCCGGCCTGGACCGGCGGCATTCCGAAAAACGCCGGTGCCGTGGACAGCAAGGGCTTTCTGGCCGACCCGTTCGCCAATGAAAAACCGCTGTTCACCATCACCGCCGCGACCGTGGACAAGTACAAGGACAAGCTGTCCGAAGGCCAGGTCGCGATGTTCAAGCGCTACCCGGAAACCTACAAGATCCCGGTCTATCCGACCCACCGCAGCGTGGGCCTGCCGCCGGAAATCTACGAGTCGGCCAAGCGCAGCGCCCTCAACGTGAACGCCATCAACGACGGCAATGGCCTGGCCAATTTCACCGGCAACCGCTACTACGCCTTCCCGATTCCCAAGAGCGGCGTGGAAGTGCTGTGGAACCACGTCACCCGTTATCACGGCGGCAACCTGCGCCGGGTCATCACCCAGGTGACGCCGCAGACCAATGGCAGCTTCACGCCGATCCGCTTCGAAGAAGAAATCGCCGTGCCGTTCCTGATCAAGGACGCCGATCCGGAAAAGGCCAGCAACGTGCTGACCTATTTCAAGCAGGAGGTCACTGCCCCGGCACGTCTGGCCGGTAACGTACTGCTGGTGCATGAAACCCTCGACCAAGTGAAGGAGCCACGCCTGGCCTGGATCTACAACGCCGGCCAGCGCCGGGTGCGTCGTGCCCCGCAAGTGGCTTACGACGGCCCGGGCACCGCCGCCGACGGGTTGCGCACCTCCGACAACTTCGACCTGTTTTCCGGCGCCCCGGATCGCTACGACTGGAAGCTGGTCGGCAAAAAGGAAATGTACATCCCGTACAACAGCTACAAGCTCGATTCGCCCAGCCTCAAGTACGACGATGTGATCAAGGCCGGCCATATCAATCAGGACCTGACTCGTTATGAATTGCACCGGGTCTGGGAAGTGGTCGGCACGGTCAAGCCCAGCGAGCGGCACATCTATGCCAAGCGCCACATGTACATCGACGAAGACAGCTGGCAGGCGGCGCTGGTGGATCACTACGACGGTCGCGGCCAGTTGTGGCGGGTGGCCGAAGGTCATGCCCAGTTCTACTACGACCATCAGAACCCGGGCTACACCCTCGAGGCGCTCTACGACATCATTGCCGGCCGCTACATCGCGCTGGGCATGAAGAACGAAGAGAAACACAGCTACGAGTATGGCTTCGAAGCCCGGGCCGCCGACTACACACCGGCAGCGCTGCGTTCGACCGGGGTTCGCTAA
- a CDS encoding helix-turn-helix transcriptional regulator translates to MTAMTPCPDRPGLLPRLSSTHVPRRSLSESLLTSEARVKLLCAPAGSGKSALFAECFLQAPAGCRLHWLPLGGAALSAVQLCERLAQALGLPMLDEAGLLAHLARLQTPTWLFLDDYCRVPNPELDQLLDRLLNTSSPALHLWLNSRRRPQCNWPRLLLDDELHEFDAQALFFTPDDVLPLLRHLPGPQAARTAREVIQRSGGWCAGVRITLLERCDWARKHATPGRPGTLVDYLEYELFSALTPDLAQAWHVLAHLPRFNARLCEHLFGDTVGVQCLPLLLDLGCFIEPWEQTSDWLQIFPALARLVREEPWPQGRSWHRRACQWFAAEQDWQMAFEQAMLAEEFETAVSFLQHLSFEHVLQRRNVVLLLGLHDQQGEALTLCTPQSVGLLTAALLFAGRFNQASTCIEQLARFMPQPSACRQRQLLARWQVLQGWLLHLSGDGEQAREHFLQAQASLDPEAWAQRLLCLGGLTQQALLEGELASAHRINRQALCLARAQGSLVFEGLLELDHAQVLEQRGAPHRADHLLAAVQALLDKPGQDFSPLLGRIALRRGRLALRMGFEERAAEQFQAGLETGLHSLDKQVLYGFLGKASLAANQGDYGEAFMQLRDAERIMQQRHIPDTVYRGVLLQTSCQFWLQQGRAELAHEALTRVLRHFRGPQAKHAPPATLELIARLEYLLVLAEVYLQRAQEPQACLQAMITRAQQSEMHSLETELHLVLTEVVWLSGDRSQARTLLQEGLKRVTCWRAQQALCELRLRQPELGHWTQSAAPIEPSTTGAEDTLLSHRELEVLQLIAQGHSNQQIAEQLFISLHTVKTHARRIHSKLGVQRRTQAVAKAKVMGVMD, encoded by the coding sequence ATGACCGCCATGACCCCGTGTCCGGACCGTCCAGGATTGTTGCCTCGCCTGTCCTCGACGCACGTGCCGCGGCGGTCCCTGAGTGAGTCTTTGCTGACGTCCGAAGCGCGGGTAAAACTGCTTTGCGCGCCAGCGGGCAGTGGCAAGAGTGCGTTGTTCGCCGAGTGCTTCCTGCAGGCTCCCGCCGGGTGTCGGTTGCATTGGTTGCCATTGGGAGGCGCGGCGTTGAGCGCGGTGCAACTGTGCGAGCGCCTGGCCCAGGCCCTCGGGTTGCCGATGCTTGATGAAGCGGGACTGCTGGCCCACCTGGCGCGTTTGCAGACACCCACGTGGTTGTTCCTGGATGACTACTGCCGGGTGCCGAATCCCGAACTGGACCAGTTGCTCGACCGTCTGTTGAACACCAGCAGTCCGGCGTTGCACCTGTGGCTCAATAGCCGCCGCCGTCCCCAATGCAACTGGCCGCGGCTGTTGCTCGATGACGAACTGCACGAGTTCGATGCGCAGGCGTTGTTCTTCACCCCGGACGATGTCCTGCCATTGCTGCGTCATCTGCCCGGCCCCCAGGCTGCCCGCACTGCCCGCGAGGTGATTCAACGTAGTGGCGGCTGGTGTGCCGGGGTGCGCATCACGCTGCTGGAACGTTGCGATTGGGCGCGCAAACATGCAACGCCCGGACGGCCGGGGACCTTGGTCGACTATCTGGAGTACGAACTGTTCAGCGCGCTGACTCCAGACCTGGCGCAGGCCTGGCATGTGCTGGCGCATCTACCGCGCTTCAATGCCCGGCTATGCGAGCATCTGTTCGGCGACACCGTGGGCGTGCAATGCCTGCCCTTGTTGCTGGACCTGGGGTGTTTCATCGAACCATGGGAGCAGACGTCGGACTGGTTGCAGATTTTTCCGGCGCTGGCCCGGCTGGTACGTGAAGAGCCCTGGCCGCAGGGGCGTTCCTGGCATCGACGGGCCTGCCAGTGGTTTGCTGCCGAGCAGGACTGGCAAATGGCGTTCGAGCAAGCCATGTTGGCCGAGGAGTTCGAGACTGCTGTGAGTTTCTTGCAGCATTTGAGCTTCGAGCACGTCTTGCAGCGTCGCAACGTGGTGCTGTTGCTGGGCCTGCACGATCAACAAGGTGAAGCGCTGACCCTCTGTACGCCGCAATCGGTGGGGTTGCTCACCGCTGCGCTGTTGTTCGCCGGACGCTTCAACCAGGCGTCGACATGCATTGAGCAGTTGGCCAGGTTCATGCCGCAGCCTTCGGCCTGCCGGCAGCGACAGCTGCTGGCCAGGTGGCAGGTCTTGCAAGGCTGGTTGCTGCACCTCTCGGGCGATGGCGAACAGGCGCGCGAGCACTTTCTCCAGGCCCAGGCCAGCCTGGACCCCGAGGCCTGGGCCCAACGGTTGCTGTGCCTGGGTGGGCTGACGCAGCAGGCGCTGCTTGAAGGCGAACTGGCTTCCGCGCATCGGATCAACCGCCAGGCGCTGTGCCTGGCGCGCGCACAGGGTTCGCTGGTGTTCGAAGGATTGCTGGAACTGGACCACGCCCAAGTCCTGGAGCAACGTGGCGCGCCTCATCGGGCCGATCATCTGCTGGCCGCTGTCCAGGCGCTGCTGGATAAACCAGGCCAGGACTTTTCCCCGTTGTTGGGGCGTATTGCCCTGCGGCGCGGGCGCCTGGCATTGCGCATGGGGTTTGAAGAGCGCGCCGCCGAGCAGTTTCAAGCGGGTCTGGAAACGGGCCTGCACAGCCTGGACAAACAGGTGCTCTACGGATTTCTCGGCAAGGCCAGCCTGGCTGCCAACCAGGGCGATTATGGCGAGGCCTTCATGCAACTGCGCGATGCCGAGCGGATCATGCAGCAGCGGCACATCCCCGACACCGTTTACCGTGGCGTGTTATTGCAAACCAGCTGTCAGTTCTGGTTGCAACAGGGGCGGGCGGAATTGGCCCATGAAGCCTTGACCCGCGTCTTGCGCCACTTTCGTGGGCCGCAGGCCAAGCACGCGCCTCCCGCGACGCTGGAATTGATTGCGCGACTTGAATACCTGCTGGTGCTGGCCGAGGTCTACCTGCAACGGGCACAGGAGCCGCAGGCGTGCCTGCAAGCCATGATCACCCGGGCACAGCAGAGTGAAATGCACAGCCTGGAGACCGAACTGCATCTGGTGTTGACGGAGGTTGTCTGGTTGTCCGGCGATCGCTCCCAGGCCCGGACACTCCTGCAAGAAGGGCTCAAGCGAGTCACGTGCTGGCGGGCCCAGCAAGCCTTGTGCGAGCTGCGCTTGCGCCAGCCCGAGCTGGGCCACTGGACGCAATCGGCAGCGCCCATCGAACCATCAACGACTGGCGCCGAAGATACGTTACTCAGTCACCGAGAGCTTGAAGTTCTGCAATTGATTGCACAAGGTCATTCCAATCAACAAATTGCCGAGCAACTGTTCATATCGTTGCACACGGTAAAAACCCATGCGCGTCGCATACATAGCAAGTTGGGGGTGCAGCGGCGTACTCAAGCAGTTGCGAAGGCTAAAGTCATGGGGGTGATGGATTAG
- a CDS encoding IclR family transcriptional regulator codes for METPLSNGKQKVRSAEVGTDILKALAELSPSTSLSRLAEHVQMPASKVHRYLQALIASGFAEQNAATNHYGLGREALRVGLAALNGMDVLQVAALPLAELRDDLNETCFLAVWGNHGATVVRIEPAVRAVTVVTQLGSVLPLLSSSTGLVFSAYLPERETIGLREQEVQGTEHHALADDRAYAVLCEQIRSRGLHHVHGLLMPGVDALSAPVFNAVGQVTAVMTIVGPASLFHADENGPAAQRLLAATQAVSWRMGYEASSESAQEIRDNLDH; via the coding sequence ATGGAAACCCCGCTCAGCAACGGTAAACAGAAAGTCCGCTCGGCCGAAGTCGGCACCGACATCCTCAAGGCCCTGGCCGAACTGTCGCCCTCCACGTCGCTGTCGCGGCTGGCCGAACACGTGCAAATGCCGGCGAGCAAGGTTCATCGGTATCTGCAAGCCTTGATCGCCAGCGGGTTTGCCGAGCAGAACGCCGCCACCAACCACTATGGCCTGGGCCGCGAGGCCTTGCGCGTAGGCCTGGCAGCGCTCAACGGCATGGACGTGCTGCAAGTGGCCGCCCTGCCCCTGGCCGAATTGCGCGACGACTTGAACGAAACCTGCTTCCTGGCGGTGTGGGGCAACCATGGCGCGACCGTGGTGCGCATCGAACCCGCCGTGCGGGCCGTGACCGTGGTAACGCAACTGGGCTCGGTATTGCCACTGCTCAGTTCGTCCACGGGGCTGGTATTCAGCGCTTATCTGCCGGAGCGCGAGACCATCGGCTTGCGCGAACAGGAAGTACAAGGCACCGAGCACCACGCCCTCGCCGACGACCGCGCTTATGCCGTGTTATGCGAGCAGATTCGCAGCCGCGGCCTGCACCATGTGCATGGCTTGCTGATGCCGGGGGTGGATGCCTTGTCCGCCCCGGTATTCAATGCCGTCGGCCAAGTGACGGCGGTCATGACCATCGTTGGCCCGGCCTCGCTGTTCCATGCCGACGAGAACGGCCCGGCGGCGCAACGCCTGCTGGCAGCGACCCAGGCCGTGAGTTGGCGAATGGGCTATGAAGCGAGTTCGGAATCAGCCCAGGAAATCCGGGACAATCTTGATCATTAG